The genomic segment GCACTTGTAAGCAAGATTGAGGATCTTCAGCTTATTGTAACTGACACCGAGGTGGAGGCCCTGGTGCTTGAAAATAACCTTATCAAGGAGCTTACGCCAAGGTATAATATTCTTCTTAAGGACGACAAGACATTCCCCTATATTGTGGTTACAAACGAGCCTTTCCCGAGGATATACCCCACGAGGCAGGTTGTGCGTGACGGCTCTAAATATTTCGGTCCCTATACGGACGTCAAGAGCATGAAGAATTCGCTCCGGATGATAAACGAGGTCTTCCGGATCCGCAACTGCAAGTTTTACCTGGATGAGGCTGTAATTGAAGCGAGGAAAGTAAAACTATGCCTGGAATACCACATAAAAAAATGCGACGGGCCGTGCGAGGGGTTAATCTCGCAGATAGCCTACCGTGAGATGGTAAACGAGGCGATAAAGGTTTTAAGAGGAAAAACAGACGACCTTATTTCAGAGCTGCAGGGAAAAATGCAGACTGCAGCAGAGGCATTTCAGTTCGAAAAGGCGGCCGAGATAAGGGACAAAATTGAACATCTCAGCATCTATTCCTCAAAACAGAAGGTTGTGGCAAAAGACATGACGGACCGCGATGTAATTTGTGTTGCATACGAAGGACGGGACGCGGCATGTTCAATTTTTAACATCAGAAGCGGAAAGCTTGTTGGCAAAAAGCAGCTTAAGCTGAGTGTTGAGGGCTCTGAAGAGACGGCCGAGGTTTATTCTGCGGCAATTAAGTTTTATTACAATGAGCTCGTGGAAATTCCGAATGAAATTATTCTTGAAGCCGAGCCATCGGAATTGGAAACTCTGACCGAGTGGCTGGAGAAAGCCGCAGAAAGAAGGGTTAAATTTGTAGTCCCCCGGATAAGCAGCGACGTCATGTCGCTTATGAAGATGTGCAAGCAGAATGCCATACTTCAGCTTAAGGAGATACAGCTTAACAAGATGAAAAAAGAAGGCAACGTGCCTTATGTTCTGGCTGCCTTGAAGCGCGATCTGAAGATGAATGTAATTCCAAAGAAAATTGAATGCTTTGACATT from the Ignavibacteria bacterium genome contains:
- a CDS encoding excinuclease ABC subunit C codes for the protein MNTELETKLNNLPTSPGVYQFLNDKGKVIYVGKAKNLRNRVKSYFHTNIDSAKTRALVSKIEDLQLIVTDTEVEALVLENNLIKELTPRYNILLKDDKTFPYIVVTNEPFPRIYPTRQVVRDGSKYFGPYTDVKSMKNSLRMINEVFRIRNCKFYLDEAVIEARKVKLCLEYHIKKCDGPCEGLISQIAYREMVNEAIKVLRGKTDDLISELQGKMQTAAEAFQFEKAAEIRDKIEHLSIYSSKQKVVAKDMTDRDVICVAYEGRDAACSIFNIRSGKLVGKKQLKLSVEGSEETAEVYSAAIKFYYNELVEIPNEIILEAEPSELETLTEWLEKAAERRVKFVVPRISSDVMSLMKMCKQNAILQLKEIQLNKMKKEGNVPYVLAALKRDLKMNVIPKKIECFDISNLQGTDTVASMVVFEDGKPKKSQYRKFIIKNVEGPNDFESMREVIERRYSRLKEENEPLPELIMVDGGKGQLSSAVEILDSLGFKGYNIIGLAKRLEEVFFPGESDAWIIPKTSSSLKLLQHVRDEAHRFAITFHRLRRSKRTFTSELLEIEGIGPGTAEKLLKELGSLNAVKAASREDLAKITGGAKAEVVYRYFHKEEDGKG